From the Streptomyces syringium genome, one window contains:
- a CDS encoding NAD-binding protein, which translates to MVVCGDDGLVHRLAAELSGVYGERVTVVLPPARDGRPRPPAAAGRAATLLGRVTGAVGRASGVNGTAGGAATGPLGAPGALVRIVEAAEPDDEALAEAGVDRAAALALVYDDDETNIHAALRARRVNPRLRLVIRLYNRRLGQYLEELLDQAAQVGTGEAGGTPAEATTTVLSDADTAAPALVAVAVSGHSKVIEAGGLFLRAVERPPLRPGASTAPGTRTLALLPAPGSDAGPVMLPGAEEERSAAGRGRIVLETVRYSPTPQQPTRLTSRGLPLGSFFSRRLRWALICLAGAVCGLAVASWLVSDEDPPHAAYLSLLDLFAINDPAVGEPLGRQVLQLLSGLTGLLLLPLLVAAALEGLGTFRSASTLRRPPRGLSGHVVLLGLGKIGTRVLARLRELDIPVVCVERDPQARGVALARSLRVPTVIGDVTEEGVLEAAKIGQSRTLMALTSSDVTNLEAVLYARSVRPDVRAVMRLYEDRFAKAVYRTLRDSHPQAWTRSRSVSYLVAPAFAMAMMGRQIQGAVPVERKVLLIAVLEAGAHSALRGRTAAEAAEPGAWQLLALAPNPTDPHPAPLWDPPPGYVLRPEDRVVLAATRQGLADLLGRGPRPRAGAR; encoded by the coding sequence ATGGTGGTCTGCGGCGACGACGGGCTCGTCCACCGGCTCGCGGCCGAACTCTCCGGCGTCTACGGCGAGCGCGTCACCGTCGTCCTGCCGCCCGCCCGTGACGGGCGGCCGCGGCCGCCCGCCGCGGCGGGCCGGGCCGCCACGCTCCTCGGGCGGGTGACCGGTGCCGTCGGCCGCGCCTCCGGCGTCAACGGCACCGCCGGAGGCGCGGCCACGGGTCCGCTCGGCGCGCCCGGCGCTCTCGTGCGGATCGTGGAGGCCGCCGAGCCCGACGACGAGGCGCTCGCCGAGGCCGGGGTCGACCGGGCCGCCGCCCTCGCCCTCGTCTATGACGACGACGAGACGAACATCCACGCGGCCCTGCGGGCCCGCCGCGTCAACCCCCGGCTGCGTCTGGTCATCCGGCTCTACAACCGCCGCCTCGGCCAGTACCTGGAGGAACTCCTCGACCAGGCCGCCCAGGTGGGGACGGGCGAGGCCGGGGGCACCCCCGCCGAAGCCACCACCACGGTCCTGTCGGACGCCGACACCGCGGCCCCCGCCCTGGTCGCCGTGGCCGTCTCCGGACACAGCAAGGTCATCGAAGCGGGCGGACTGTTCCTGCGAGCCGTCGAGAGACCGCCCCTGCGCCCCGGCGCGAGCACCGCACCCGGCACCCGCACCCTCGCCCTGCTCCCCGCCCCGGGCTCCGACGCCGGGCCCGTCATGCTGCCCGGCGCGGAGGAGGAACGATCCGCTGCCGGGCGCGGCCGGATCGTCCTGGAAACCGTCCGCTACTCGCCCACGCCGCAGCAGCCCACCCGCCTCACCTCCCGCGGCCTGCCGCTGGGTTCCTTCTTCTCACGCCGGCTGCGCTGGGCGCTGATCTGCCTGGCGGGCGCCGTCTGCGGACTGGCCGTCGCCTCCTGGCTGGTCTCCGACGAGGATCCGCCGCACGCCGCGTACCTCTCGCTGCTCGACCTCTTCGCCATCAACGACCCGGCCGTCGGCGAGCCCCTCGGCCGCCAGGTGCTCCAACTCCTCTCCGGCCTCACCGGCCTGCTGCTCCTTCCCCTGCTGGTGGCCGCCGCCCTGGAGGGCCTCGGCACCTTCCGCTCCGCCTCCACGCTGCGCCGTCCGCCGCGCGGCCTCTCCGGCCATGTGGTGCTGCTCGGCCTCGGCAAGATCGGCACCCGGGTGCTGGCCCGGCTGCGCGAGCTGGACATCCCGGTGGTCTGCGTGGAACGCGACCCACAGGCCCGCGGCGTCGCGCTCGCCCGCTCGCTGCGCGTGCCCACCGTCATCGGTGACGTCACGGAGGAGGGCGTGCTGGAGGCCGCCAAAATCGGCCAGAGCCGCACGCTGATGGCGCTGACCAGCAGCGACGTCACCAACCTGGAAGCGGTCCTGTACGCCCGCTCGGTCAGGCCCGACGTCCGCGCCGTCATGCGGCTGTACGAGGACCGCTTCGCCAAAGCCGTCTACCGCACCCTGCGCGACTCCCACCCCCAGGCGTGGACCCGCAGCCGCAGCGTCTCCTACCTGGTCGCCCCCGCCTTCGCCATGGCGATGATGGGACGTCAGATCCAGGGTGCGGTCCCGGTGGAGCGCAAGGTGCTCCTCATCGCCGTCCTGGAGGCCGGAGCCCACAGCGCCCTGCGCGGCCGCACTGCGGCCGAGGCGGCCGAACCGGGAGCCTGGCAGCTGCTCGCCCTGGCCCCGAACCCCACGGACCCCCACCCCGCCCCCCTCTGGGACCCGCCGCCCGGCTACGTCCTGCGCCCCGAGGACCGCGTCGTCCTGGCCGCCACCCGCCAGGGCCTGGCCGACCTCCTGGGCCGCGGCCCGCGGCCGCGCGCGGGAGCGCGGTGA
- a CDS encoding SidA/IucD/PvdA family monooxygenase, giving the protein MSQSSTLSPATAAGNRSTIGSGGAPLLVIGAGPKAVALAVKSSVLRAVGFDVPEVVAVERDRTAANWLAGRGWTNGRQRLGTLPEKDLGFPYDRTAWGDPRDPVTGEIARRMAGFSWSSHLLDRGLYARWIDRSRPQPSHREWAGYLQWAAERAGLRTVAGEVRAAELLDGGWTLTVDDGAADLTVRGCGLLVSGPGPAAGVLPADGRRVLDTAGFWKLAVEGFPEWARTVVVVGAGETAGTIVRELALGQDRKVTVVAPRATLYSRGESPFENRYYSDPTGWAGLSEADRQEFIRRTDRAVFSQEIQSDLALTTNVSWEPGRVIGTRPADDTDDTVAVEIAYGGRHRTHRADLVVDATGGDPLWFTRLLGPRAEDALWAALGGSVTRERVERSIDSSLAVAGLPAPLHLPNLAALAQGPGFPNLSSLGLLSDRVLALYAPGVRTDDTAAAEDRPGDRTAERITASGLNHMDTWGAVQR; this is encoded by the coding sequence ATGTCACAGTCATCAACGCTTTCCCCGGCCACCGCGGCCGGGAACCGGAGCACCATCGGTAGCGGTGGCGCTCCCCTCCTGGTGATCGGCGCGGGCCCCAAGGCCGTCGCCCTCGCCGTGAAGTCGAGTGTGCTGCGTGCCGTCGGCTTCGACGTCCCCGAGGTCGTGGCGGTCGAGCGGGACCGCACGGCCGCGAACTGGCTGGCGGGGCGCGGCTGGACCAACGGCAGACAGCGGCTCGGCACCCTCCCCGAGAAGGACCTCGGCTTTCCCTACGACCGCACCGCCTGGGGAGACCCCCGGGATCCGGTCACGGGTGAGATCGCCCGCCGGATGGCCGGCTTCAGCTGGTCCAGCCATCTGCTCGACCGGGGGCTGTACGCGCGCTGGATCGACCGCAGCCGGCCCCAGCCGAGCCACCGGGAGTGGGCCGGCTATCTGCAGTGGGCGGCCGAACGGGCGGGCCTGCGCACGGTCGCCGGGGAGGTCCGTGCCGCCGAACTGCTGGACGGCGGCTGGACGCTGACCGTCGACGACGGGGCCGCGGACCTCACGGTGCGCGGCTGCGGTCTCCTGGTCTCCGGGCCGGGCCCGGCCGCGGGCGTGCTGCCGGCCGACGGGAGGCGGGTGCTGGACACCGCGGGCTTCTGGAAGCTCGCCGTGGAGGGCTTCCCCGAATGGGCCCGGACCGTGGTCGTGGTGGGCGCGGGTGAGACCGCGGGCACGATCGTGCGGGAACTCGCCCTCGGCCAGGACCGCAAGGTCACCGTCGTCGCTCCCCGGGCCACGCTCTACAGCCGGGGTGAGAGCCCCTTCGAGAACCGCTACTACAGCGACCCGACCGGCTGGGCGGGGCTGTCCGAGGCGGACCGGCAGGAGTTCATCCGCCGCACCGACCGCGCGGTCTTCTCGCAGGAGATCCAGAGCGATCTCGCGCTGACCACCAACGTCTCCTGGGAGCCGGGCCGTGTCATCGGTACGCGCCCCGCCGACGACACCGACGACACGGTGGCCGTGGAGATCGCCTACGGCGGCCGGCACCGGACGCACCGGGCCGACCTGGTCGTCGACGCGACCGGTGGCGACCCGCTGTGGTTCACCCGGCTGCTTGGCCCCCGGGCCGAGGACGCGCTGTGGGCCGCGCTCGGCGGGTCCGTGACCCGCGAACGCGTCGAGCGGTCCATCGACTCCTCCCTCGCGGTGGCCGGCCTGCCCGCACCGCTGCACCTGCCGAACCTGGCCGCCCTGGCACAAGGCCCGGGCTTCCCCAACCTGAGCTCTCTGGGCCTGCTCTCCGACCGGGTGCTGGCCCTGTACGCCCCGGGCGTGCGCACCGACGACACCGCGGCGGCCGAGGACCGGCCCGGCGACCGCACGGCCGAGCGGATCACCGCGTCCGGCCTGAACCACATGGACACCTGGGGAGCCGTACAGCGATGA
- a CDS encoding OB-fold nucleic acid binding domain-containing protein, whose amino-acid sequence MSAVPRSEKPTGRFRRMLDRLSTSQEELHSAELQQDAEAVGCTKICDCGDRQIVKVTGTLRTVTLRPRAGVPALEAELFDGSAALDVVWLGRRSIVGIEPGRKLIASGRISMSRGRRVLFNPKYELRPLGQE is encoded by the coding sequence ATGAGCGCCGTACCCCGTTCCGAGAAGCCGACCGGCCGTTTCCGCCGGATGCTGGACCGGCTGTCCACCTCCCAGGAGGAGCTGCACTCCGCAGAGCTGCAACAGGACGCGGAAGCCGTGGGCTGCACGAAGATATGCGACTGCGGCGACCGACAGATAGTGAAGGTCACCGGCACACTGCGCACGGTCACGCTCCGGCCGCGCGCCGGGGTGCCCGCGCTGGAGGCCGAGCTGTTCGACGGCTCGGCCGCGCTCGACGTGGTGTGGCTGGGACGCCGCTCCATAGTCGGCATAGAGCCCGGCCGTAAGCTGATCGCCTCCGGCCGGATATCCATGAGCCGCGGCCGGCGCGTGCTGTTCAATCCCAAATATGAACTCCGACCGCTCGGACAGGAGTAG
- a CDS encoding response regulator, with product MNRVLVVDDEPQIVRALVINLKARKYEVDAAPDGATALQLAAARHPDVVILDLGLPDMDGVEVIKGLRGWTRVPILVLSARQTSDEKVEALDAGADDYVTKPFGMDELLARLRAAVRRAEPTGAAAAGDDAIVETEVFTVDLAAKKVNRGGRDVRLTPTEWHLLEVLVRNTGRLVSQKQLLQEVWGPSYGTETNYLRVYMAQLRRKLELDPSHPKHFITEPGMGYRFEV from the coding sequence ATGAACCGGGTGCTCGTGGTGGATGACGAGCCGCAGATCGTCCGCGCGCTCGTGATCAACCTCAAGGCGCGGAAGTACGAGGTCGACGCCGCGCCCGACGGTGCCACCGCCCTCCAGCTCGCCGCCGCCCGCCACCCCGACGTGGTCATCCTCGACCTCGGCCTGCCCGACATGGACGGGGTCGAGGTGATCAAGGGGCTGCGCGGCTGGACCCGGGTGCCGATCCTGGTGCTGTCCGCCCGCCAGACCTCGGACGAGAAGGTGGAGGCGCTCGACGCGGGCGCCGACGACTACGTCACCAAGCCCTTCGGCATGGACGAGCTGCTCGCCCGGCTACGGGCCGCCGTGCGGCGCGCCGAGCCCACCGGCGCGGCGGCCGCGGGGGACGACGCGATCGTCGAGACGGAGGTCTTCACCGTCGACCTCGCCGCGAAGAAGGTCAACCGCGGCGGGCGGGACGTACGCCTCACCCCGACCGAGTGGCACCTCCTGGAGGTGCTGGTACGCAATACGGGCCGTCTCGTCAGTCAGAAGCAGCTGCTCCAGGAGGTGTGGGGGCCGTCCTACGGCACCGAGACCAATTACCTGCGGGTGTACATGGCGCAGCTGCGGCGCAAGCTGGAGCTTGATCCGTCGCATCCGAAGCACTTCATCACGGAGCCGGGGATGGGGTACCGGTTCGAGGTGTGA
- a CDS encoding GNAT family N-acetyltransferase, producing MPLRTIRMTDVRTAHTADLTDAELTAIRALLDDAFEGDFSDDDWDHTVGGVHALVLDAGELIGHGSLVQRRLLHEGRALRTGYVEGVAVRADRRRQGHGAAVMDELERVLRGAYELGALSASDDAVPFYTTRGWQIWRGPSAVMSPTGIARTEEDDGGIYVLPVTAKLDPDAELACDWRPGDVW from the coding sequence ATGCCCTTGAGGACAATCCGAATGACCGATGTACGCACCGCACACACCGCGGATCTGACCGATGCGGAACTGACCGCGATCCGGGCCCTGTTGGACGACGCCTTCGAGGGCGACTTCTCCGACGACGACTGGGACCACACCGTGGGCGGTGTGCACGCCCTCGTCCTGGACGCCGGCGAGCTGATCGGCCACGGCTCGCTGGTGCAGCGCCGCCTGCTGCACGAGGGCCGCGCGCTGCGCACCGGCTACGTGGAGGGCGTCGCGGTCCGCGCGGACCGCCGCCGCCAGGGCCACGGCGCGGCGGTGATGGACGAGCTGGAGCGGGTCCTGCGCGGCGCGTACGAGCTGGGCGCCCTCAGCGCCTCGGACGACGCCGTGCCCTTCTACACCACCCGCGGCTGGCAGATATGGCGCGGCCCGTCCGCCGTCATGTCCCCGACCGGCATCGCCCGCACCGAGGAGGACGACGGCGGCATCTACGTCCTGCCGGTCACCGCGAAGCTCGACCCGGACGCCGAGCTGGCCTGCGACTGGCGTCCCGGCGACGTGTGGTGA
- a CDS encoding sensor histidine kinase, producing the protein MGRGKLRIYLGAAPGVGKTYAMLSEAHRRVERGTDAVVGFVEHHGRPRTEVMLHGLEEVPRRELTYRDSVFTEMDVDALLARRPAVALVDELAHTNVPGSRNTKRWQDVEELLQAGIDVVSTVNIQHLESLGDVVESITGVRQRETVPDEVVRRADQIELVDMSPQALRRRMAHGNIYQPDKVDAALSNYFRPGNLTALRELALLWTADRVDEYLRQYRTDHSVSTIWSARERIVVGLTGGPEGRTLIRRASRMAAKGSGSEILAVYIARSDGLTSASPKELAVQRTLVEDLGGTFHHVIGDDVPASLLEFARGVNATQIVLGSSRRKNWQYIFGPGVGQTVARDSGPDLDVHIVTHEEVAKGRGLPVARGARLGRGRILAGWLVGLAGPVLLSLVLTNFGPDLGLANNMLLYLCMTVAAALLGGLLPALASAAFGSLLLNYFFVQPVHRFTITDPKNIVAMAIFVFVAVSVASVVDVAARRTHQASRLRAESEILSFLAGSVLRGDTSLEALLERVRETFAMESVALLERASEVDPWTCASSVVTSTGKPLLRPEDADVDMPVGDNMALALAGRVLPAEDRRVLAAFAAQAAVFLDRQRLVGEAERAQQLAEGNRIRTALLAAVSHDLRTPLAGIKAAVTSLRSDDVAWSEEDEAELLAGIEDGADRLDHLVGNLLDMSRLQTGTVTPLIREIDLDEVVPMALGGVPEGSVTLDIPETLPMVAVDPGLLERSVANIVENAVKYSPDGTHVLVAASALGDRVEVRVADRGPGVPDSAKDRIFEPFQRYGDAPRGAGVGLGLAVARGFAEAMGGTLAAEDTPGGGMTMVLTLRAAAGRPPVRPDLPAQATS; encoded by the coding sequence ATGGGACGCGGCAAGCTTCGTATCTACCTCGGCGCGGCACCGGGCGTCGGCAAGACGTACGCGATGCTCTCCGAGGCCCACCGCCGGGTCGAGCGCGGTACCGACGCCGTCGTGGGCTTCGTGGAGCATCACGGGCGCCCCCGGACCGAGGTCATGCTGCACGGCCTGGAGGAGGTGCCCCGCCGTGAGCTCACCTATCGAGACTCCGTCTTCACCGAAATGGACGTGGACGCGCTCCTCGCCCGCCGCCCGGCCGTCGCCCTCGTGGACGAGCTGGCCCACACCAACGTCCCCGGCTCCCGCAACACCAAGCGCTGGCAGGACGTCGAGGAGCTGCTGCAAGCCGGCATCGACGTCGTCTCCACCGTCAACATCCAGCACCTCGAATCGCTGGGTGACGTCGTGGAGTCGATAACGGGCGTCCGGCAGCGCGAGACCGTGCCCGACGAGGTCGTACGCCGCGCCGACCAGATAGAGCTGGTCGACATGTCGCCGCAGGCACTGCGGCGCCGCATGGCGCACGGCAACATCTACCAGCCGGACAAGGTCGACGCCGCCCTCTCCAACTACTTCCGGCCCGGCAATCTGACCGCGCTGCGCGAGCTCGCCCTGCTGTGGACCGCCGACCGCGTCGACGAGTACCTGCGGCAGTACCGCACCGACCACAGCGTCTCGACCATCTGGTCGGCCCGCGAGCGGATCGTCGTCGGCCTCACCGGCGGCCCCGAGGGCCGCACCCTCATCCGCCGTGCCTCACGGATGGCCGCCAAGGGCTCCGGCAGCGAAATCCTCGCCGTCTACATCGCCCGCAGCGACGGCCTGACCTCGGCCTCGCCCAAGGAGCTGGCCGTCCAGCGGACGCTGGTCGAGGACCTCGGCGGCACCTTCCACCACGTGATCGGGGACGACGTGCCCGCTTCACTGCTGGAGTTCGCGCGCGGCGTCAACGCCACCCAGATCGTCCTCGGCTCCAGCCGCCGCAAGAACTGGCAGTACATCTTCGGCCCCGGTGTCGGCCAGACCGTCGCCCGCGACTCCGGCCCCGACCTCGACGTCCACATCGTCACCCACGAGGAGGTCGCCAAGGGCCGGGGCCTGCCCGTCGCCCGCGGCGCCCGCCTCGGCCGGGGCCGCATCCTGGCCGGCTGGCTCGTCGGCCTGGCCGGGCCCGTCCTGCTCAGCCTGGTCCTGACGAACTTCGGCCCGGACCTCGGCCTCGCCAACAACATGCTGCTGTACCTGTGCATGACGGTGGCGGCCGCGCTGCTCGGCGGCCTCCTGCCCGCCCTCGCCTCCGCGGCCTTCGGCTCCCTGCTGCTGAACTACTTCTTCGTCCAGCCGGTGCACCGGTTCACGATCACCGACCCGAAGAACATCGTCGCCATGGCGATCTTCGTGTTCGTCGCGGTCTCCGTGGCCTCCGTCGTGGACGTCGCCGCCCGCCGCACCCACCAGGCCTCCCGGCTGCGCGCCGAGTCCGAGATCCTCTCCTTCCTCGCGGGCAGCGTCCTGCGCGGCGACACCAGCCTGGAGGCGCTCCTGGAGCGGGTCCGGGAGACCTTCGCCATGGAGTCCGTCGCCCTGCTGGAGCGGGCCAGCGAAGTGGACCCCTGGACCTGTGCGAGCAGCGTCGTCACCAGCACGGGCAAGCCGCTGCTGCGCCCCGAGGACGCGGACGTCGACATGCCCGTCGGCGACAACATGGCGCTCGCGCTCGCCGGCCGGGTGCTGCCCGCCGAGGACCGCCGCGTGCTGGCCGCCTTCGCCGCCCAGGCCGCGGTCTTCCTCGACCGCCAGCGGCTCGTCGGCGAGGCCGAGCGGGCCCAGCAGCTGGCCGAGGGCAACCGCATCCGCACCGCCCTGCTGGCCGCCGTCAGCCACGATCTGCGCACCCCGCTCGCCGGGATCAAGGCGGCCGTCACCTCGCTGCGCTCCGACGACGTCGCGTGGTCGGAGGAGGACGAGGCCGAGCTGCTGGCCGGCATCGAGGACGGCGCCGACCGCCTCGACCACCTGGTCGGCAACCTCCTCGACATGTCCCGTCTCCAGACCGGCACCGTCACCCCGCTGATCCGGGAGATCGACCTCGACGAGGTGGTCCCCATGGCGCTGGGCGGCGTCCCCGAGGGCAGCGTCACCCTGGACATCCCCGAGACGCTCCCGATGGTCGCCGTCGACCCCGGGCTGCTGGAGCGCAGCGTCGCCAACATCGTCGAGAACGCCGTGAAGTACAGCCCCGACGGCACGCACGTCCTCGTCGCCGCGAGCGCCCTCGGCGACCGTGTGGAGGTACGCGTCGCCGACCGCGGCCCCGGCGTGCCCGACAGCGCCAAGGACCGGATCTTCGAGCCCTTCCAGCGGTACGGGGACGCGCCGCGCGGCGCGGGCGTCGGGCTCGGCCTCGCGGTCGCCCGGGGCTTCGCCGAGGCCATGGGCGGCACACTCGCCGCGGAGGACACCCCCGGCGGCGGCATGACCATGGTCCTCACCCTGCGGGCCGCCGCCGGCCGCCCGCCCGTACGCCCGGACCTCCCGGCCCAGGCCACCTCATGA
- a CDS encoding ATP-grasp domain-containing protein, with product MDAKALLLLVRVGCLREQALASWTTRTDIGLAVAESATAAYLRLAEQQIPLSPERPAEEMYAACRAALAAAPGEKGVIGFLDSTLPLVARLAEEFGLPGCSPSTLRNLTDKTWARERFAECGVPGPRFRVLDATVTDPADRRAAVDGLTFPLIVKPADSSAGRGVVRARDAAELDAAWEAAAPFTKTGSLLAEEELIGAEISVETVTVGGRTVVVACTEKLSTRGGSFVELGQAVPARLCGASHAEVSQTAAAALKAVGYDHGIAHTEMILTADGPRIIEVNPRPAGDCIPDLIRLAGGVDVYGIAADLALGREVDTDALAPSAFTSGAAIRFLTGEPGAVRRVDGVAEASARLDPARERLVLLTRPGDVVEPVTTNLHRLGYVIAVGDDTATAVERAERIAAMVSVVTSPAAPGEPPARRLPSSECWT from the coding sequence ATGGACGCGAAAGCCCTCCTGTTGCTGGTCCGCGTGGGCTGCTTGCGCGAGCAGGCACTGGCCTCCTGGACCACCCGGACGGATATCGGGCTGGCCGTGGCGGAGAGTGCCACCGCGGCCTATCTGAGACTGGCGGAACAACAGATTCCGCTCTCCCCGGAGCGCCCTGCCGAGGAGATGTACGCGGCCTGCCGGGCCGCCCTCGCGGCGGCGCCGGGCGAGAAGGGGGTCATCGGATTCCTCGACTCCACCCTGCCGCTCGTGGCCCGGCTCGCCGAGGAGTTCGGCCTGCCGGGATGCTCGCCGAGCACGCTGCGGAACCTGACGGACAAGACCTGGGCGCGTGAGCGCTTCGCGGAATGCGGAGTGCCGGGCCCGCGCTTCCGGGTGCTCGACGCGACCGTCACGGACCCGGCGGACCGGCGGGCGGCCGTCGACGGTCTGACGTTCCCCCTCATCGTCAAGCCCGCCGACTCCTCGGCCGGGCGCGGCGTGGTCCGGGCCCGGGACGCGGCGGAACTCGACGCGGCCTGGGAGGCGGCGGCGCCGTTCACCAAGACCGGCAGCCTCCTCGCCGAGGAAGAACTGATCGGTGCGGAGATCAGCGTCGAGACGGTCACCGTCGGCGGGCGCACGGTGGTCGTGGCCTGCACGGAAAAGCTGAGCACCCGGGGCGGGTCGTTCGTCGAGCTCGGCCAGGCCGTGCCGGCCCGGCTCTGCGGGGCGTCGCACGCCGAGGTCTCCCAGACCGCGGCGGCCGCGCTGAAGGCCGTCGGCTACGACCACGGCATCGCGCACACCGAGATGATCCTGACCGCCGACGGCCCCCGGATCATCGAGGTCAACCCCCGGCCCGCCGGTGACTGCATTCCGGATCTCATCCGGCTCGCCGGCGGGGTGGACGTCTACGGCATCGCGGCGGACCTCGCCCTGGGCCGTGAGGTCGATACCGACGCCCTCGCCCCGAGCGCCTTCACCTCGGGTGCGGCGATCCGCTTCCTGACCGGTGAGCCCGGCGCGGTCCGGCGCGTCGACGGGGTCGCCGAGGCGTCCGCCCGGCTCGACCCCGCGCGCGAGCGGCTGGTGCTGCTGACCCGGCCCGGCGACGTCGTCGAACCGGTCACCACCAATCTGCACCGGCTCGGCTATGTCATCGCCGTGGGGGACGACACGGCGACCGCCGTCGAACGGGCCGAGCGCATCGCCGCCATGGTCTCGGTCGTCACCTCCCCCGCCGCCCCCGGCGAGCCCCCCGCCCGTCGTCTGCCCAGTTCGGAGTGCTGGACCTGA
- a CDS encoding NAD(P)/FAD-dependent oxidoreductase has translation MRTPDSYWLDTGPGWTGSNTALPRRTGVCVLGAGVMGSTLAYWLARAGLRPLVLERNPGPAMGSSGRNAGRLIQGGNTQHALAIEKFGHAEALAIYRATLVNRDLVREVAAREGLEATRFPTTKLDLAVREDEAAELKRTAEALRADGITADWLDLPAARRVFGTDLPDTVLGGLYRPDQDAVHSVAYVRGMAEAAARHGAEFACGITVTSVEAVYGGGWVVTTDAGQVLADQVVVALNAWTPRLLPELAPVITPVRGQLVQTAPVSFRIPQWGLDRGLVYGGQTPDGSLLIGGLRNTVPGRDEGIELPEDDNTPAFSPELAGRLAEALPALLPEATGVPVVRAWSGVMAFTPDRCPLVGAWPGTEGLWVMAAFNGHGMPYSQVMPEQLAERIRGGQGNGIPSAFDPARFL, from the coding sequence ATGCGAACCCCCGATTCCTACTGGCTGGACACCGGCCCGGGCTGGACCGGAAGCAACACGGCACTGCCGCGGCGCACCGGCGTCTGTGTGCTCGGTGCCGGTGTGATGGGCTCGACGCTCGCCTACTGGCTGGCCAGGGCCGGGCTGCGGCCGCTGGTGCTGGAGCGCAACCCCGGCCCGGCCATGGGCTCCTCGGGCCGTAACGCCGGACGGCTGATCCAGGGCGGCAACACCCAGCACGCCCTCGCCATCGAGAAGTTCGGGCACGCCGAGGCACTGGCCATCTACCGGGCCACCCTCGTCAACCGCGACCTGGTGCGCGAAGTGGCCGCCCGGGAGGGGCTGGAGGCGACCCGCTTCCCCACCACCAAGCTCGACCTCGCCGTCCGCGAGGACGAGGCCGCCGAACTGAAGCGGACCGCCGAGGCCCTGCGGGCGGACGGCATCACCGCCGACTGGCTGGACCTCCCGGCGGCGCGCCGGGTGTTCGGCACCGACCTCCCGGACACCGTCCTGGGCGGGCTGTACCGACCGGACCAGGACGCGGTCCACTCGGTGGCCTACGTACGGGGCATGGCGGAGGCCGCGGCGCGCCACGGCGCGGAGTTCGCGTGCGGTATCACCGTGACGTCCGTGGAGGCCGTCTACGGCGGCGGGTGGGTCGTCACCACCGACGCCGGCCAGGTGCTCGCGGACCAGGTGGTCGTCGCGCTCAACGCCTGGACGCCCCGACTGCTGCCGGAGCTCGCTCCGGTCATCACGCCGGTGCGCGGCCAGCTGGTACAGACCGCCCCCGTGTCCTTCCGCATCCCGCAGTGGGGGCTCGACCGGGGCCTCGTGTACGGCGGGCAGACGCCGGACGGCTCGCTGCTCATCGGCGGTCTGCGCAACACGGTCCCGGGCCGTGACGAGGGCATCGAGCTGCCGGAGGACGACAACACACCGGCGTTCTCGCCCGAGCTGGCCGGCCGGCTGGCCGAGGCCCTTCCCGCGCTGCTGCCGGAGGCCACCGGCGTGCCGGTGGTCCGGGCGTGGAGCGGCGTCATGGCGTTCACCCCGGACCGCTGCCCGTTGGTCGGCGCCTGGCCGGGCACCGAAGGCCTGTGGGTGATGGCCGCGTTCAACGGCCACGGCATGCCGTACTCGCAGGTCATGCCGGAACAACTGGCGGAGCGGATCCGCGGCGGACAGGGGAACGGGATCCCCTCCGCGTTCGATCCTGCCCGTTTCCTCTGA
- a CDS encoding DUF3159 domain-containing protein, whose amino-acid sequence MTSLDKPNDQQREGADARSATEAALFEAFGGVRGMVETTLPGLVFVALYTVKRDIHLAAIAALSLSVLLVAVRLLRKDTLKHAFSGVFGVAVGAVFAMMSGDAKNFHLPGMIYTFGLSLGYIVSAIAGYPLIGLILGPVFKENLSWRTRNPGRKVAYIKASWAWGLILLLKSAVLFPLYWWGDATQLGWVRMALGIPPMLLSVYLTWIFLSKAPPPIDVFAEMEAEEAAERAAKAAKAQGTGGAVVGAHPDGPLGGMVTGERSHDSSPPR is encoded by the coding sequence GTGACGTCTCTCGACAAGCCGAACGACCAGCAGAGAGAGGGCGCCGACGCACGGTCGGCGACCGAAGCCGCCCTTTTCGAGGCGTTCGGTGGTGTGCGGGGCATGGTGGAGACCACCCTGCCCGGCCTGGTCTTCGTCGCGCTCTACACGGTCAAGCGGGACATCCATCTCGCGGCGATCGCCGCACTGAGCCTGTCCGTACTGCTCGTGGCCGTACGGCTGCTGCGCAAGGACACCCTCAAGCACGCCTTCAGCGGGGTGTTCGGGGTCGCCGTCGGCGCGGTCTTCGCGATGATGTCCGGCGACGCCAAGAACTTCCACCTGCCCGGCATGATCTACACCTTCGGGCTGTCCCTGGGCTACATCGTCTCGGCGATCGCCGGATATCCGCTGATCGGCCTGATCCTCGGCCCGGTGTTCAAGGAGAACCTCTCCTGGCGCACCCGCAACCCCGGCCGCAAGGTCGCCTACATCAAGGCCAGCTGGGCCTGGGGCCTGATCCTGCTCCTCAAGTCGGCGGTGCTCTTCCCGCTGTACTGGTGGGGTGACGCCACCCAGCTGGGCTGGGTCAGGATGGCCCTCGGCATTCCCCCGATGCTGCTCTCGGTGTATCTGACCTGGATCTTCCTCTCCAAGGCTCCGCCGCCGATCGACGTCTTCGCGGAGATGGAGGCGGAGGAGGCCGCCGAGCGGGCGGCGAAGGCCGCGAAGGCCCAGGGCACCGGGGGCGCCGTCGTCGGCGCGCACCCGGACGGTCCGCTCGGGGGGATGGTGACCGGCGAGCGGTCCCACGACTCCTCGCCGCCGCGCTGA